From the genome of Planctomycetota bacterium:
ACGCCGGAGAGGCCCACGAGGCCGCTCTCGCGGTTCAGCAGCGCGTCGATCCGGTCCACGTTCATGCCGAGCGTCCGCGCGAGGTGGAAAACGATGGCGGGGTCGATGTCGCCGCTGCGGGTGCCCATGACGAGGCCTTCGAGCGGCGTCAGGCCCATCGAGGTGTCGGCGCTCTTGCCGCCGCGCACCGCCGTCACGCTGCATCCGTTGCCCAGGTGGGCGGTGATGAGATTGACCTCGTTCGCCGCGCGGCCGAGCATCTCCGCCGCCACCTCCGCGACGTAGCGGTGGCTCGTGCCGTGAAAACCGTACCGCCGGATGCTATGCTTCTCATACAGTTCGTACGGAATGGCGTAGAGGAAGGCGTGGGGTTCGAGCGTCTGGTGGAAGGCGGTGTCGAAGACGCCGACGTGCGGCACGTCGGGCATCAGGTCCATCGCCGCCCGGACGCCGACGAGGTTCGGCGGATTGTGCAACGGGGCGAGCGGCACGCAGGCTTCGAGCGCCTCCAGCACTTTCCGGTCGATGCGGACGCTGGCGGCGAAACGCTCGGCGGCATGGACGACGCGATGGCCGACCGCATCAATCTCGCCGAGGCCCGCGACGGCCGCACGCGGACCCTCCGCGAGTTCCCGAACCATCAGGGCGAAGGCCGCCCGATGGTCGGGGGCCTCGACGTCGCGGACGTCCTCTCGGCCGGCCGTCTCGTGGCGGATGCGGCTCACTGGTTCGCCGATCTTCTCGATGAGGCCGGAGGCGATGCGGTCGCCCCCCCGGCCGTCGGCCATCCGAAACAGCGAGTACTTGATGCTCGACGAGCCGCAGTTGATCACCAGAACGTTCACGCTCGTCCGGACTCCTCAAGAGAAGAGGGCGGCACGACCGCTCGGACGCGTTCGCCGCCCCGCCCTCGCCTGTCCCGCTACATCATCGACCGCCGCACCCACGGGCCGATCCAGTAATACTCGAAGTCCTTCCCGTTGGACGTCTGGACCGCCGCCACGATGAGATACCCGAGGTTGCCGAGGACCGCCAGGGAGATGAGCGGGAAGAGGAAACACCAGCCTCGCGTCAGCACCATGCCGACCATCGCCACCATCATCAGCGCAACCACAACCACCGTCACCGCCACCTGGTAAAAGAGCGACTGCTTCACGTGGAACTTGACGTACGCGCTCGCCGTGTCCTTCTTCAGGAGGTACAGGACGAGCGGCCCGATGAACCCCGCGAGGCCCAACAGGTGGGCGATCATCGCCAGCGTCCGATCATCCTTGGAGGCGTTGGCGGACTGGAGTTCCGGAGGGAGCGGCTCGGGTGCGGCGGCCGGCCCCGCGGGCAGCGGCGGCGACCCGGGACCGGAAGGCCCTGTCTGCGACCCTGGCGGTGCGTCGGCCATCGTGTGTCTCCTTAGAGAAATGACCCCGCCCTGCGGCTAGACGCGTATCATCTTCTTCAGGTTCTCCAGGCTGCGGCGGGAGCACTCGAGCGGCGTTCCGCCGCCATACTGTTCCTGTTCCACGATGTACCACTCGGTGCCGCCGGAGGAGCAAAGGGCCAGGATCTCGTCCCACTTGACCTGTCCCTCGCCGACGATACCGGTATTTCCGCCGTATTCCTTCAGATGGATCGTGGTGGCGCGGCCGGGGAACTTCTTGAGGACGGAGACGGGATCCCCTCCGCCGCTCATGCAGTTGCCGGCGTCGAGTTGCATGACGACCTTGGGATCGGCGGCGGAGAAAAAGATGTCCCAGGGCGTCGAGCCGTCGAGGGCCCGGAAGTCGCCCCCGTGCGCGTGGTAGCCGACGCGCATGCCGTCGCCCGCGACCTTGGCGGCGATGTCGCTGAATTCCTTCGCCGCGTTCTCCCAATCGCCGCGGGTCTTGTTGCCCATGCCCGGCACGATGAGGAACTTGTTGCCGAGCGCCTGATGGAACTCGACGGTGCGCTTCAGGTTGTCCCCGCGAAGCGTGTCGAGCCCCGTGTGGGTGCCGCAGCACTTCAGGCCGTTATCCTCCAGGAGTTTCTTGAGTTCCTGCGCCGTCTTGCCGTAGTAGCCTGCGAACTCGGCGCCCTCATAGCCCATCTTGCCGACAGCCTCGATGGTGGCCGCGAGATTTTTGCCGCAATCGCCGCGCACCGAGTACAGTTGCAGGCCGATGGGGATGCGTTTCCTGGCGGGCGGCTCCCCCGCGCCGAGCGGTCGAAGGCCCGTCAGGAAGAAGGCGGCCGCACTGCCTGTCCCCACGCGCAGAAAGTCGCGCCTCGAAACGGCGCCAAACGAGCAGAGATTCATCGCTTGCTCCTTCACATGGCGGACACCACCCGCGGGTCCGCAAGCCTAGTCGAGTCGCCTGCGGTCGAGTCCCGGCGCGCCGGGACTCGCCCTGCCTTGGTGGCGACAAGCCCTACCCTATCTTCCCGCCCGAACCCGGTCAACATGAATCGGCCCCGCGGCGCAACGCCTAAGGGCGAAGGCGCCCCACACGGTTCGTGTGGCACGGCCGGTCTTGCTTGCCACGCCGTAGTCCCGGCGCGCCGGGACGAAGGCGGGCCCGGCCGCGTGAGAAGGTATAATCCGGACGTAGAGAAATGGCGCCTGTTCACCTTTTCTGCTCGCATCGGAATGTATTGGCAAATGCCGAATCCGTTGTGTATACTTCCAGGACACATGCAGGTCGAGTTCCAAAAGCAATCAAGGGCATTGACTGCACCAAGGCGCTTCCGATGGAACGCATCCTACGGAAATGGCTGAGGTGTATTGCGCGAGTAACTGAGTCTTGGGCGCAGTTCAAAGACTTACCCTGGTGGTACAACGAGCGCGCGGACATCAGCGTTCTCGCTGGCGCCGTGTGGAAATCCGGGGAACTCGCCGTTGAGGAATTCGTCTCAGAAAAGCGTCGCATATCACGAAACACCGGCAAACTGTCGCGCCGTTACAAGGGGCGAATCGACTTCTATTTCTCCGTGAAGGGCCAGCACTTCATCGCCGAGGCAAAGGACTGCTGGTCTGGCGCTGGCGATGAATCAACCGACCCGACATTCAGGATAGGCAAGCGGCTGCAGGCGGCACTGTCGGATATCAAAAAAGTCAAATCATACGGCGATCGAAAATTGGCAATCCTCTTCGTCAAACCTGTGCTTCCCGCCAAGAAGAGAAAGAATGCGGCTCGATTGATCAAACGATGGCTCGGGCTCGTGCGCAAGATGGAGTTTGACGCGGTCGCGTGGTACTTCCCGGAGAGCGCACGCCGCATCAAGTGGAAGAACCGCCTTTATCCAGGTGTCATGATTCTGATTAAAGAACGAGGATAATCGGGGGACGCGATACTCATTTCTCTTCTTGCGAGGCCGGCCTAGCGGGCCCGGCCCTTGCGGCGCTTGCCGCGAGTCAGGTCCACCATCCGGCCGTTCTTGATGACCCAGACGGGCGTTCTGGAATGACGAATGACGAAACCCGAACAGCCATCACCAAAACAATATCCAACAAGGAACATCCAACACTCAATGCTCAAGTGTTCCGTGTCATGCCCTGTCCCTTGGTTATTGGATATTGGGTGTTCCTTGTTGGCTATTGTTTTGCCTTCTCCCGCAATCCGTTTGACCTTGTCCCGCGAGGCCGCTAGACTGCCTGATTGACGAATTGCGGACGGAGAAACCCCATGGCGGACGAACTCGCGTATGTGATGATCACCCCCTACAGCCTCCACAAGAGCCGGACGGGCGGCATCATCGGGCGCCTGGTGAGCCTCGCGAAACTCGACCTCGTGGGCATCCACGTGTACGCCCCGAGCGACGCCTGGGTGGATGAGTACCTCGCGCTCCTCAAGAAAAGCGACCTCGGAAACCCCGTTC
Proteins encoded in this window:
- a CDS encoding acetate kinase, with the protein product MNVLVINCGSSSIKYSLFRMADGRGGDRIASGLIEKIGEPVSRIRHETAGREDVRDVEAPDHRAAFALMVRELAEGPRAAVAGLGEIDAVGHRVVHAAERFAASVRIDRKVLEALEACVPLAPLHNPPNLVGVRAAMDLMPDVPHVGVFDTAFHQTLEPHAFLYAIPYELYEKHSIRRYGFHGTSHRYVAEVAAEMLGRAANEVNLITAHLGNGCSVTAVRGGKSADTSMGLTPLEGLVMGTRSGDIDPAIVFHLARTLGMNVDRIDALLNRESGLVGLSGVSNDMREVCEAARGGNRRAALAIEIFCYRLKKYVGAYTAALGRVDALVFTGGIGENSADVRARTCEGLEGLGYRLDAARNKAPEKGARDLAESASEKRIFVIPTDEEAMIARDTARIAAYLTNSPAPSLLSANP
- a CDS encoding DUF4870 domain-containing protein, with the translated sequence MADAPPGSQTGPSGPGSPPLPAGPAAAPEPLPPELQSANASKDDRTLAMIAHLLGLAGFIGPLVLYLLKKDTASAYVKFHVKQSLFYQVAVTVVVVALMMVAMVGMVLTRGWCFLFPLISLAVLGNLGYLIVAAVQTSNGKDFEYYWIGPWVRRSMM
- a CDS encoding sugar phosphate isomerase/epimerase; translated protein: MNLCSFGAVSRRDFLRVGTGSAAAFFLTGLRPLGAGEPPARKRIPIGLQLYSVRGDCGKNLAATIEAVGKMGYEGAEFAGYYGKTAQELKKLLEDNGLKCCGTHTGLDTLRGDNLKRTVEFHQALGNKFLIVPGMGNKTRGDWENAAKEFSDIAAKVAGDGMRVGYHAHGGDFRALDGSTPWDIFFSAADPKVVMQLDAGNCMSGGGDPVSVLKKFPGRATTIHLKEYGGNTGIVGEGQVKWDEILALCSSGGTEWYIVEQEQYGGGTPLECSRRSLENLKKMIRV